The Henckelia pumila isolate YLH828 chromosome 2, ASM3356847v2, whole genome shotgun sequence genome includes a window with the following:
- the LOC140879097 gene encoding uncharacterized protein has translation MFIVLRLVDTNGFIQELFFGIVHVSDTAALTLKNAIYSILAHYNLDVQKIRGQGYDGASNMRGEFNGLQALIVKYCPNDIAHLIAVNEIEAGRGLNQTGTLQRAADTRWSSHLRSLAGLIRMFSASCTVLFNVMEDELPSQRAGATSVYDEMTSFNFVFILHLMKEIMGITYILCQALQSKSQDIINAMELISSTKNLLQQMRDKKWDDLLVEVKSFCDVRNIDISDFSAPYIDRRGRTRRRQDNFTIEHHYQVDLFYAAIDSQLQEINGRFSDNAMELLLLSNALNPKNTVESFKIADICKLVEKFYAQDLQ, from the exons ATGTTTATAGTATTGAGGCTTGTTGATACTAATGGATTCATTCAAGAACTTTTTTTTGGGATTGTTCATGTATCTGATACTGCTGCTTTGACTTTAAAGAATGCTATATATTCTATTTTGGCTCACTACAATTTGGATGTTCAAAAGATCAGAGGTCAAGGTTATGATGGTGCTAGTAATATGAGGGGAGAGTTTAATGGATTACAAGCTTTGATTGTGAAATATTGCCCAA ATGATATTGCACATTTGATTGCTGTTAATGAAATTGAAGCAGGGCGTGGACTTAATCAGACAGGTACTTTACAGCGAGCTGCTGATACGCgttggagttctcatttgagatcATTGGCAGGCCTAATTAGGATGTTTAGTGCATCGTGTACAGTATTGTTTAATGTTATGGAGGATGAACTTCCTTCTCAACGAGCAGGTGCTACGTCTGTTTATGATGAAATGACTTCttttaattttgtatttatcttGCATCTTATGAAAGAGATTATGGGGATCACATATATCCTTTGTCAAGCTTTACAAAGTAAGTCTCAGGATATAATTAATGCAATGGAGCTTATATCATCTACCAAGAATTTGCTTCAACAGATGAGGGATAAAAAGTGGGATGATTTGCTTGTAGAAGTGAAGTCCTTTTGTGATGTTCGAAATATTGATATTTCTGATTTCAGTGCTCCGTATATTGATAGAAGAGGTCGAACCCGTCGTCGTCAAGACAATTTCACAATTGAGCATCATTATCAGGTAGACCTCTTTTATGCCGCGATAGATTCACAGTTGCAAGAAATTAATGGGCGTTTTAGTGATAATGCTATGGAGTTGCTCCTTTTGAGTAATGCCTTAAATCCTAAAAATACGGTGGAGTCTTTCAAAATTGCAGATATATGTAAACTAGTTGAAAAATTCTATGCACAAGATTTACAATAG